In a genomic window of Brassica rapa cultivar Chiifu-401-42 chromosome A10, CAAS_Brap_v3.01, whole genome shotgun sequence:
- the LOC103847439 gene encoding uncharacterized protein LOC103847439, whose amino-acid sequence MCFNPPYINSLSRSHHSKQIKHSLSISISLSFSAPYPSCLNPQLTMSERPSRHQRRPSQTVFPISLEDLSDISLTANPPSSIPSQPPRHQIPPPSPAAPPANRHSNDDNVSKEGNASSN is encoded by the coding sequence ATGTGTTTTAACCCTCCCTATATAAACTCACTATCTCGATCTCATCACTCGAAACAAATCAaacactctctctctatctctatctctctctctttctctgctcCCTATCCATCTTGTCTGAATCCACAACTCACAATGTCGGAGAGACCAAGCCGTCACCAGAGAAGACCTTCTCAGACCGTTTTTCCTATCTCTCTCGAGGATCTCTCAGACATCTCTCTCACAGCAAATCCTCCATCCTCTATCCCTTCTCAGCCACCACGCCATCAGATCCCTCCGCCATCTCCGGCAGCTCCTCCGGCAAACCGTCACAGCAATGACGACAATGTTAGCAAGGAAGGGAACGCCTCTTCTAATTGA
- the LOC103847440 gene encoding short-chain dehydrogenase TIC 32 A, chloroplastic: MGIYSLITGRRGPSGFGSASTAEEVTQGIDATHLTAIITGGTGGIGMETARVMAKRGAHVVIGARNMGAAENAKTEILRQNANARVTLLHLDLSSFKSIKAFVRDFHALHRPLNILINNAGVMFCPYQLSEDGIELQFATNHIGHFLLTNLLLDTMKNTAKTSGVEGRILNLSSIAHIYTYQEGIQFNSINDICSYSDKKAYGQSKLANILHANELSRQLQEEGVNITVNSVHPGLILTNLFQHTAILMRFLKFFSFYLWKNIPQGAATTCYVALHPSLKEVTGKYFADCNEVTPSKLARDETLAQKLWDFSVKLINSVSKKNYLGFEDTS, translated from the exons ATGGGAATATATTCTCTAATCACAGGGAGAAGAGGGCCAAGTGGGTTTGGTTCAGCTTCAACTGCTGAAGAGGTTACTCAAGGGATTGATGCAACTCATCTCACTGCAATTATCACag GAGGGACAGGAGGAATAGGGATGGAGACAGCAAGGGTAATGGCAAAGAGAGGTGCTCATGTGGTGATTGGTGCCCGAAACATGGGAGCTGCAGAAAACGCCAAAACTGAGATTCTCAGACAAAACGCAAACGCACGTGTCACCCTGCTCCACTTAGATCTCTCTTCCTTCAAATCCATCAAAGCCTTTGTTCGCGACTTTCATGCCCTCCATCGTCCTCTCAATATACTCAT AAACAATGCAGGAGTTATGTTCTGTCCGTACCAACTCTCTGAAGATGGAATCGAACTGCAGTTTGCTACAAATCACATTG GTCATTTTCTGTTGACAAACTTGCTCCTAGACACAATGAAGAACACTGCTAAAACCAGTGGTGTTGAAGGAAGAATTTTGAACCTATCATCCATAGCTCATATCTATACTTACCAAGAAGGAATCCAATTCAACAGCATCAATGACATTTGCAG TTACTCGGATAAAAAAGCTTACGGACAATCGAAACTAGCCAATATATTGCACGCTAATGAGCTCTCGCGTCAGCTTCAG GAAGAGGGAGTGAACATAACAGTGAATTCAGTTCACCCAGGCCTCATCCTCACCAATCTCTTCCAACACACTGCTATTTTAATGA GGTTTTTGAAGTTCTTCAGCTTTTACTTGTGGAAAAATATACCTCAG GGAGCAGCTACAACATGTTATGTTGCTCTGCACCCAAGTCTGAAGGAGGTAACGGGAAAGTACTTTGCAGATTGCAATGAAGTGACTCCAAGCAAACTTGCTAGAGATGAGACTTTGGCACAAAAACTCTGGGATTTCAGCGTTAAGCTCATCAACTCTGTCTCGAAAAAGAACTACCTTGGTTTCGAGGACACAAGCTAA